A genomic window from Chloroflexia bacterium SDU3-3 includes:
- a CDS encoding GMC family oxidoreductase — MVFFPRDKMTRTSAEQVGEEIYDVVIVGGGVAGAIIAKQLSAAHKRVLVVESGMGKDVDLAGYESYVSRFYGTAMKDNQSPYPINRNSPMPRSTDARKITPGLPATDAYIVQNGPFGSDTTYTRVLGGTTMHWEAKTPRMVPDDFSMRNTFGVGENWPISYDEIEPDYREAEREMGVSADVEDQRYLGISFPDDYVYPMRKMPLSYLDQQVDQGIRGTSVQLGGQQFDLEVRSFPQARNGIPNPLYNGGKGYRPLGAVSTSQVEAGERCQGNNNCVPICPVQAKYYAGKTMAQALLGGDVKVLTQAVASRVVLDADGRVSHIEIKQYHDPILPDHTTATVRGRVFVLAANAIENPRLMLASGLAGSSGLMGRNLMDHAYLLCWGLMPQVCGTMRGTNCTGGIVALRNGSFRSQQAAFGIDIHNDGWGWSEGSPASDLLRLVDGQNKFGRSLRRELADSITRQLLLAFMIEVLPDPNNRVSVDPAYKDQLGNMRPVVTYNIPEYTMRGAAYARRFAQLVFQRLGVADYTHYDPGDYGYVTYEGAGYAIRGGNHLAGTHIMGSSPSTSVVDPDQRSWDHANLFLVGGGSMPSIGTANVTLTIAALCFRTARAIIADLA, encoded by the coding sequence ATGGTCTTTTTCCCCAGGGATAAAATGACGCGCACCAGCGCCGAGCAGGTGGGCGAGGAGATCTACGACGTGGTGATCGTGGGCGGCGGGGTGGCTGGCGCGATCATCGCCAAGCAGCTCAGCGCCGCGCACAAGCGCGTGCTGGTGGTCGAGTCGGGGATGGGCAAGGACGTGGACCTGGCCGGGTACGAGAGCTACGTCTCGCGCTTCTACGGCACCGCCATGAAAGACAACCAGTCGCCCTACCCGATCAACCGCAACTCGCCCATGCCGCGCAGCACCGACGCCCGCAAGATCACCCCCGGCCTGCCCGCCACCGACGCCTACATCGTGCAGAACGGGCCGTTTGGCAGCGATACCACCTACACCCGCGTGCTGGGCGGCACCACCATGCACTGGGAGGCCAAAACCCCGCGCATGGTGCCCGACGACTTCAGCATGCGCAACACCTTCGGCGTGGGCGAGAACTGGCCGATCAGCTACGACGAGATCGAGCCAGACTACCGCGAGGCCGAGCGCGAGATGGGCGTCTCGGCGGATGTCGAGGACCAGCGCTACCTCGGCATCAGCTTCCCCGACGACTACGTCTACCCCATGCGCAAGATGCCGCTCTCGTACCTCGACCAGCAGGTCGACCAGGGCATCCGTGGCACCAGCGTGCAGCTCGGCGGCCAGCAGTTCGACCTTGAGGTGCGCTCGTTCCCGCAAGCCCGCAACGGCATCCCCAACCCGCTCTACAACGGCGGTAAGGGCTACCGCCCGCTCGGCGCGGTCAGCACCAGCCAGGTCGAGGCGGGCGAGCGCTGCCAGGGCAACAACAACTGCGTGCCGATCTGCCCCGTGCAGGCCAAGTACTACGCGGGCAAGACCATGGCCCAGGCCCTGCTGGGCGGCGATGTGAAGGTGCTAACCCAGGCCGTGGCCTCGCGGGTGGTGCTCGACGCCGACGGGCGCGTCAGCCATATCGAGATCAAGCAGTACCACGACCCCATCCTGCCCGACCACACCACCGCCACCGTGCGCGGCAGAGTGTTCGTGCTGGCCGCCAACGCGATCGAGAACCCGCGCCTAATGCTGGCCTCGGGGCTGGCGGGCAGCAGCGGGCTGATGGGCCGCAACCTGATGGACCACGCCTACCTGCTGTGCTGGGGCCTGATGCCCCAGGTCTGCGGCACCATGCGTGGCACCAACTGCACCGGCGGCATCGTGGCGCTGCGCAACGGCTCGTTCCGCAGCCAGCAGGCCGCCTTCGGCATCGACATCCACAACGACGGCTGGGGCTGGTCCGAGGGCTCGCCCGCCAGCGACCTGCTGCGCCTGGTCGACGGCCAGAACAAATTTGGCCGCAGCCTGCGCCGCGAGCTGGCCGACAGCATCACCCGCCAGCTGCTGCTGGCCTTCATGATCGAGGTGCTGCCCGACCCCAACAACCGCGTCAGCGTCGACCCCGCCTACAAGGACCAGCTGGGCAACATGCGCCCTGTGGTCACCTACAACATCCCCGAGTACACCATGCGCGGGGCCGCCTACGCCCGCCGCTTCGCCCAGCTGGTGTTCCAGCGGCTCGGCGTGGCCGACTACACCCACTACGACCCCGGCGACTACGGCTATGTCACCTACGAGGGCGCGGGCTACGCCATCCGTGGCGGCAACCACCTGGCGGGCACCCACATCATGGGCAGCAGCCCCAGCACATCGGTGGTCGACCCCGACCAGCGCTCGTGGGATCACGCCAACCTCTTCCTGGTGGGCGGCGGCAGCATGCCATCGATCGGCACCGCCAACGTCACGCTCACCATCGCCGCGCTCTGCTTCCGCACCGCGCGCGCGATCATCGCCGATCTTGCCTAG
- a CDS encoding GMC family oxidoreductase — translation MSDEEWYDVVVVGAGVAGALIAKAVSDAKLTALVLEAGPERATSFDGYQRHVRHFYAAAAKNAESAWPPDPHAPQPDTADIRQGSGYFIQRGPDRYGSSYTRARGGSTLHWLGVSLRMLPEDFGIRTRYGVGRDWPIGYDELEPYYRKAEVAMGVSADVADQRYHGLTFGEGYDYPMRRLPLSYSDTKLAEAIAGLTVDVGAGPVPVTVRSYPAARNSTPRPGYRPIGTIDKRPEGGEVEMFVGERCAGNTSCTPICPIQAKYNAGRTLTQADDTYLRLIPQAVVSHIDIDSESGQVSGLTYLRYDDSGFTIHRVRGGAYVLAAHAVENAKLMLLSGLGGQHVGRNLMDHPALYAWGLAPEPIGAFRGPLSTAGIEELRAGAFRSQHAAFRFDVGNDGWRATTGAPDTTVAAAIRQQGLYGPRLRESLAAALSRQVRLSLAVEQLPDPANQVTIDPSQRDPLGIPRPAISYQIDDYTKAGMAAATQVAQAIFQRAGIADCTDHASGTWFPTVTWGDQVFAYHGMGHFAGTHAMGSGPHDSVVDSYQRSWEHRNLYLVGSGSMPTMGTSNPTLTLAALAIRTAEQLIASMSRG, via the coding sequence ATGAGCGACGAGGAGTGGTACGATGTGGTAGTGGTGGGCGCTGGCGTGGCCGGCGCGCTGATCGCCAAGGCGGTATCCGACGCCAAGCTCACCGCGCTGGTGCTCGAGGCCGGGCCGGAGCGCGCCACCAGCTTCGACGGCTACCAGCGGCACGTGCGGCACTTCTACGCCGCCGCCGCAAAGAACGCCGAGTCGGCGTGGCCGCCCGACCCCCACGCGCCCCAGCCCGACACCGCCGACATCCGCCAGGGCAGCGGCTACTTCATCCAGCGCGGCCCCGACCGCTACGGCAGCAGCTACACCCGCGCGCGTGGCGGCTCGACCCTGCACTGGCTAGGCGTGTCGCTGCGCATGCTGCCCGAGGATTTCGGCATCCGCACCCGCTACGGCGTGGGCCGCGACTGGCCGATCGGCTACGACGAGCTGGAGCCCTACTACCGCAAGGCCGAGGTGGCCATGGGCGTCTCGGCGGATGTGGCCGACCAGCGCTACCACGGCCTGACCTTCGGCGAGGGCTACGACTACCCCATGCGCCGCCTGCCGCTGAGCTACTCGGATACCAAGCTGGCCGAGGCCATCGCGGGCCTGACGGTGGACGTGGGCGCAGGGCCGGTGCCTGTCACCGTGCGCTCGTACCCCGCCGCCCGCAACTCGACGCCGCGCCCCGGCTACCGGCCCATCGGCACCATCGACAAGCGCCCCGAGGGCGGCGAGGTCGAGATGTTCGTGGGCGAGCGCTGCGCGGGCAACACATCCTGCACGCCGATCTGCCCCATCCAGGCCAAGTATAACGCGGGCCGCACCCTGACCCAGGCCGACGACACCTACCTGCGCCTGATCCCGCAGGCCGTAGTCTCGCACATCGATATCGACAGCGAGAGCGGCCAGGTGAGCGGCCTCACCTACCTGCGCTATGACGACAGCGGCTTCACCATCCACCGCGTGCGCGGCGGGGCCTACGTGCTGGCCGCACACGCGGTGGAGAACGCCAAGCTGATGCTGCTCTCCGGGCTGGGCGGCCAGCACGTGGGCCGCAACCTGATGGACCACCCGGCGCTCTACGCCTGGGGCCTGGCGCCGGAGCCGATCGGCGCGTTCCGCGGGCCGCTCTCCACGGCGGGGATCGAGGAGCTGCGCGCGGGCGCGTTCCGCAGCCAGCACGCGGCCTTCCGCTTCGACGTGGGCAACGACGGCTGGCGGGCCACCACCGGCGCGCCCGACACCACCGTGGCCGCCGCCATCCGCCAGCAGGGCCTCTACGGCCCGCGGCTGCGCGAGTCGCTGGCCGCCGCGCTCTCGCGCCAGGTGCGGCTCTCGCTGGCCGTCGAGCAGCTGCCCGACCCCGCCAACCAGGTGACGATCGACCCCTCGCAGCGCGATCCGCTGGGCATCCCCCGCCCCGCGATCAGCTACCAGATCGACGACTACACCAAGGCGGGCATGGCCGCCGCCACCCAGGTGGCCCAGGCGATCTTCCAGCGCGCCGGCATCGCCGACTGCACCGACCACGCCAGCGGCACATGGTTCCCCACCGTCACCTGGGGCGACCAGGTCTTCGCCTACCACGGCATGGGCCACTTCGCAGGCACCCACGCCATGGGCAGCGGCCCCCACGACTCGGTGGTAGACAGCTACCAGCGCTCCTGGGAGCACCGCAACCTCTACCTGGTGGGCTCGGGCAGCATGCCCACCATGGGCACATCCAACCCCACCCTAACGCTCGCGGCGCTGGCTATCCGCACCGCCGAGCAGCTGATCGCAAGCATGAGCCGTGGCTAG
- a CDS encoding lipocalin-like domain-containing protein — translation MPFRRMQYTMERRMPFDITGTWKLLAWKRFEGDTTHYPLGEQVTGILIYAADGSMAVQMTALDRPHIPTSDPQGGTAEERAAAYSTCLAYFGRWSQAPDDEIVTHYVDASLFPNWSETVQERPFTCDGRYLALRTPPAEGPNGTVVNEMSWERA, via the coding sequence ATGCCTTTCAGGCGTATGCAGTATACAATGGAGAGACGTATGCCCTTTGACATCACCGGAACGTGGAAGCTGCTGGCGTGGAAACGATTTGAGGGCGACACCACCCACTACCCGCTGGGCGAGCAGGTGACGGGGATCCTGATCTACGCCGCCGACGGCAGCATGGCTGTGCAGATGACGGCGCTCGACCGCCCCCACATCCCCACCAGCGACCCCCAGGGCGGCACCGCCGAGGAGCGCGCCGCCGCTTACTCGACATGCCTGGCCTACTTTGGCAGGTGGTCGCAGGCCCCCGACGACGAGATCGTGACGCACTATGTGGATGCCAGCCTGTTCCCCAACTGGTCAGAGACCGTGCAGGAGCGCCCCTTCACCTGCGACGGGCGCTACCTGGCGCTGCGCACCCCGCCAGCCGAAGGCCCAAATGGCACCGTGGTGAACGAGATGTCCTGGGAGCGGGCCTAG
- a CDS encoding glucoamylase has protein sequence MSEMTHARASAHAPVPSASPPLPSDTAVAEPTHARASAQTPVPSTSLNLQKVDVISSNFQAIAQHMFMLMMRNMASDGYVFVDPTNSQVFSRAGCIIASPSYPANTATIDQDYVFNWVRDAAITVLEIAATTPPTAPGQGVQSLIDYVAFAQLCLSNGTQSMARGCFTIAGQPRSWSDQNDGPALQSVALLAIYPQLNMAAQQTAAEMIATNLQFLLGVYQQPTTNLWEEHNAYSFFARAAQLRCFEAVKTNTLGIAIPDGVDAAIAWLKSSLDEHWSEQEQIYLSLLPPIAGYDPNIDIICASLYGAIPFTDTRLLATAAKIRSVWADDGSPHQYPINVTDRAHGMGPLLGRYPSDFYDGDARDGQSTGNHPWALCTCNLAELYYHVANTIAASQSLPLDPLSEPFFSQVGITAQTSPADAVNLLHAAADAMLNAVIYHSDHLELSEQFDGYTGYEKSVKNLTWSYASFLSAVRAKTSGTILGVTAHAIER, from the coding sequence ATGTCTGAAATGACCCACGCCCGCGCGAGCGCTCATGCCCCTGTGCCCAGCGCAAGCCCCCCCCTGCCGAGTGACACAGCGGTGGCTGAGCCAACCCACGCCCGCGCAAGCGCTCAGACCCCTGTGCCCAGCACAAGCCTTAATCTGCAAAAAGTTGATGTCATCTCATCGAACTTCCAGGCCATAGCGCAGCACATGTTCATGCTGATGATGCGCAACATGGCCAGCGACGGCTATGTGTTTGTCGACCCCACCAACTCCCAGGTGTTCTCGCGGGCGGGCTGCATCATCGCATCGCCATCCTACCCCGCCAACACCGCCACCATCGATCAGGACTACGTGTTCAACTGGGTGCGCGACGCCGCGATCACCGTGCTGGAGATCGCGGCGACCACGCCGCCCACCGCGCCCGGCCAGGGCGTGCAGTCGCTGATCGACTACGTCGCGTTTGCCCAGCTCTGCCTGTCGAATGGCACCCAGAGCATGGCGCGCGGCTGCTTCACCATCGCGGGACAGCCTCGCTCGTGGAGCGACCAGAACGATGGGCCAGCCCTGCAGAGCGTGGCGCTGCTGGCGATCTACCCGCAGCTGAACATGGCCGCGCAGCAGACCGCCGCCGAGATGATCGCCACCAACCTGCAGTTCCTGCTGGGCGTCTACCAGCAGCCCACCACCAACCTGTGGGAGGAGCACAACGCCTACTCCTTCTTCGCGCGAGCGGCCCAGCTGCGCTGCTTCGAGGCGGTGAAGACCAACACGCTGGGCATCGCCATCCCCGACGGGGTGGATGCCGCGATCGCGTGGCTGAAGAGCAGCCTCGACGAGCACTGGAGCGAGCAGGAGCAGATCTACCTATCGCTGCTGCCGCCGATAGCCGGATACGACCCCAACATCGACATCATCTGCGCCAGCCTGTACGGCGCTATCCCGTTCACCGACACGCGGCTGCTGGCCACCGCCGCCAAGATCCGCAGCGTGTGGGCCGACGATGGCTCGCCCCACCAGTACCCGATCAACGTGACCGACCGCGCCCACGGCATGGGGCCGCTGCTGGGGCGCTACCCCAGCGACTTCTACGACGGCGACGCCCGCGACGGGCAGTCCACCGGCAACCACCCGTGGGCGCTGTGCACCTGCAATCTGGCCGAGCTGTACTACCACGTGGCGAATACGATCGCCGCCAGCCAGAGCCTGCCGCTCGACCCGCTGTCGGAGCCGTTCTTCAGTCAGGTCGGCATCACCGCGCAGACCTCACCTGCCGATGCAGTCAACCTGCTGCACGCGGCGGCGGACGCCATGCTCAACGCGGTGATCTACCACAGCGACCACCTGGAGCTGAGCGAGCAGTTCGACGGCTACACCGGCTACGAGAAGAGCGTGAAGAATCTGACCTGGAGCTACGCGTCATTTCTGTCGGCGGTGCGCGCGAAGACCAGCGGCACCATACTGGGGGTGACGGCACATGCAATCGAACGATAG